In Georgenia soli, a genomic segment contains:
- a CDS encoding GyrI-like domain-containing protein, whose amino-acid sequence MDPATELVELPVQRVAVVCARLTTQEIPGFIGPAFGEIIGALGRQGLAPAGPPFGRYRSLDDGSFDVEAGFPCSGRVTPEGRVEPGELPGGLVARTRYVGPYEGIAEAYGAATSWLAQAGYRVRETPWECYLDGPEVAQPRTEVFMPCAPAAPPDHSEGP is encoded by the coding sequence GTGGACCCCGCGACGGAGCTGGTCGAGCTGCCGGTGCAACGCGTCGCCGTCGTCTGCGCGCGGTTGACGACGCAGGAGATCCCCGGCTTCATCGGGCCCGCGTTCGGGGAGATCATCGGTGCCCTCGGTCGCCAGGGGCTTGCTCCTGCAGGGCCTCCCTTCGGGCGCTACCGCTCGCTGGACGACGGCAGCTTCGACGTCGAGGCGGGGTTCCCGTGCTCCGGCAGGGTCACCCCCGAGGGCCGCGTCGAACCGGGCGAGCTTCCCGGCGGGCTGGTGGCGCGCACACGGTACGTCGGCCCGTACGAGGGCATCGCGGAGGCGTACGGGGCGGCGACGTCCTGGCTCGCCCAGGCCGGCTATCGCGTGCGCGAGACACCGTGGGAGTGCTATCTCGACGGCCCCGAGGTCGCGCAACCACGTACCGAGGTGTTCATGCCGTGCGCCCCCGCGGCTCCGCCGGATCATTCCGAGGGGCCGTGA
- a CDS encoding 2-oxoacid:acceptor oxidoreductase family protein, giving the protein MFQIRIHGRGGQGVVTAAELLADAAFRQGRHAQAFPSFGSERTGAPVVSFCRIADRPIRVREPVLAPDAVIVQDPTLLRAVDVFDGLRPEGYALVNSRRPLDELGLGERLAALPPGHAVTVPATEIALEHVGRPLPNAVLLGAFAALYEALDLDAVVAALRDRFPGDVGDRNVAAAVAAHTVVAGTTRDAVAKEQIRA; this is encoded by the coding sequence GTGTTCCAGATCCGCATCCACGGGCGCGGCGGTCAGGGCGTGGTCACCGCCGCCGAGCTTCTCGCCGACGCCGCCTTCCGGCAGGGCCGCCACGCCCAGGCCTTCCCGAGCTTCGGCTCCGAGCGCACCGGCGCACCGGTGGTCTCGTTCTGCCGCATCGCCGACCGGCCCATCCGGGTCCGCGAGCCCGTGCTCGCCCCGGACGCCGTCATCGTCCAGGACCCGACCCTCCTGCGCGCCGTCGACGTCTTCGACGGCCTGCGGCCGGAGGGGTACGCCCTGGTCAACTCCCGCCGCCCCCTGGACGAGCTCGGGCTCGGCGAGCGGCTGGCGGCGCTGCCGCCCGGGCACGCCGTCACGGTGCCGGCCACCGAGATCGCCCTCGAGCACGTCGGGCGCCCGCTGCCGAACGCCGTCCTCCTCGGTGCGTTCGCGGCCCTGTACGAGGCGCTCGACCTCGACGCCGTCGTGGCCGCGCTGCGGGACCGGTTCCCCGGCGACGTCGGGGATAGGAACGTCGCCGCCGCCGTCGCGGCGCACACCGTCGTCGCGGGCACCACCCGAGACGCCGTAGCGAAGGAGCAGATCCGTGCGTGA
- a CDS encoding DUF2277 domain-containing protein, with the protein MCRNIHTLHNFTPPATTDEVQAASLQYVRKIAGMTKPSQANQEAFDRAVERIATATQELLDSLVTSVPPKDREVEAEKARERSRRRFATQSA; encoded by the coding sequence ATGTGCCGAAACATCCACACGCTGCACAACTTCACCCCACCTGCGACCACGGACGAGGTGCAGGCCGCGTCGCTCCAGTACGTCCGCAAGATCGCCGGCATGACGAAGCCGTCCCAGGCGAACCAGGAGGCGTTCGACCGCGCTGTCGAGCGGATCGCGACTGCCACCCAGGAACTGCTCGACTCCCTGGTGACCTCCGTGCCGCCCAAGGACCGCGAGGTGGAGGCGGAGAAGGCCCGCGAGCGCAGCCGCCGCCGCTTCGCCACGCAGTCGGCCTGA
- a CDS encoding YbaK/EbsC family protein, with product MTTTEPEGSGREPGPAPVHHAAPEPGREPGTPGPGTDLGSPPLDPAEPTAVLGELDDVVFGALVWVPARERPDLLAPPVHAALAALPSDAAAQVLVAEIDPELADTAAMTEAYDLPAEVSSNCVIVAGKRAGEERVAACVVRATTRADVNTTVRKLLDVRKASFWPTDRAVEASGMEYGGITPFGIPHGWRLLLDARVAHGQSIVGSGVRRSKLLVPGEVLAALPGAEVVEGLGVPTD from the coding sequence GTGACGACGACGGAGCCGGAGGGGTCGGGCCGCGAGCCGGGCCCCGCGCCGGTCCACCACGCGGCGCCGGAGCCGGGCCGCGAGCCCGGGACGCCCGGACCGGGCACCGATCTCGGCTCGCCCCCGCTGGACCCCGCGGAGCCGACGGCGGTCCTCGGCGAGCTCGACGACGTCGTCTTCGGCGCCCTCGTGTGGGTGCCCGCGCGCGAGCGTCCCGACCTGCTCGCCCCGCCGGTCCACGCGGCGCTGGCCGCGCTGCCCTCGGACGCCGCCGCCCAGGTGCTCGTCGCCGAGATCGACCCGGAGCTGGCCGACACCGCCGCGATGACCGAGGCGTACGACCTGCCCGCGGAGGTCTCCTCGAACTGCGTCATCGTCGCGGGGAAGCGGGCCGGCGAGGAGCGGGTGGCGGCCTGCGTCGTGCGCGCGACGACCCGGGCGGACGTCAACACGACGGTGCGCAAGCTGCTCGACGTGCGGAAGGCGTCGTTCTGGCCCACCGACCGCGCCGTCGAGGCCTCGGGGATGGAGTACGGCGGCATCACGCCGTTCGGGATCCCCCACGGCTGGCGCCTGCTCTTGGACGCGCGGGTGGCCCACGGCCAGTCGATCGTCGGCTCGGGCGTGCGCCGCTCGAAGCTGCTGGTGCCCGGCGAGGTGCTGGCCGCGCTGCCCGGCGCCGAGGTCGTCGAGGGTCTGGGAGTGCCGACGGACTGA
- a CDS encoding ferritin, translated as MTETTASTFLRLLREQVGHEFDAHQQYIAIAVWFDSHDLPQLARHYYRQAVEERNHAMMLVQYMLDRNLQVQIPAGSAVRNDFTDVTDPLRLALAQEQQVTAQIEAIFRAAREEDDALGEQFMLWFLKEQVEEVASATTLLTVAERAGDNLFDLENYVAREQIGDGGLSDGAPPAAGGAL; from the coding sequence ATGACCGAGACGACGGCGTCGACGTTCCTGCGCCTGCTGCGCGAGCAGGTGGGCCACGAGTTCGACGCGCACCAGCAGTACATCGCCATCGCGGTGTGGTTCGACTCCCACGACCTGCCGCAGCTGGCCCGGCACTACTACCGCCAGGCCGTCGAGGAGCGCAACCACGCCATGATGCTCGTGCAGTACATGCTCGACCGGAACCTTCAGGTCCAGATCCCCGCCGGCTCCGCGGTGCGCAACGACTTCACCGACGTCACCGACCCGCTGCGGCTCGCGCTCGCGCAGGAGCAGCAGGTCACCGCGCAGATCGAGGCGATCTTCCGGGCCGCCCGCGAGGAGGACGACGCCCTCGGCGAGCAGTTCATGCTGTGGTTCCTCAAGGAGCAGGTGGAGGAGGTCGCCTCGGCGACGACACTGCTCACCGTGGCCGAGCGCGCCGGTGACAACCTCTTCGACCTGGAGAACTACGTCGCCCGCGAGCAGATCGGTGACGGCGGGCTCTCCGACGGCGCTCCCCCGGCCGCCGGCGGCGCCCTGTAG
- a CDS encoding DUF222 domain-containing protein: MSDLERAFAEVVSGWAEAGVALYPPSSELVWEVGAPADPAEDAPATSGDDVSADAISATTPDGGGSATATDDGASAVDEDPTADVAPSPDFAPSPDFAPSPGFPPSPGFPSSSGFPPSSGSLLSPSGGGSSGEGAAAADGAVSSVPWWAVVPTGAAPAPTTVPVPAPGDPGLAEAFGRGLVDGEADAAGASALEALPGGPVLAGLLGPLVPGEVGAATLVETIAAFERVASWATAMQAVHVRELTDRQGMTSRAADRAAAEVAARLGSTNAVGAAKVSLAAALDSFPEVADALTTGRIDSRKATVLTTREPGLTTGQQRRVVTDLLKDADRLSGPKLRNRLRAAALSVNPDAGVERRQREHAARKVTITPAPDAMAWITAYVRADHAHTIKTALRALADAAVDGDQSDERSREQVEADAFVDLFASVLDRGVDLAGHPLPTGRLARAGAQITVGAGTLLGLDHQAGYLAG; this comes from the coding sequence GTGTCGGACCTGGAGCGTGCGTTCGCCGAGGTCGTGAGCGGCTGGGCGGAGGCCGGCGTCGCGCTGTACCCGCCCTCCTCGGAGCTGGTGTGGGAGGTCGGAGCGCCGGCCGACCCGGCAGAGGACGCGCCCGCGACCTCGGGCGACGACGTCTCGGCGGACGCCATCTCGGCCACGACACCGGATGGCGGCGGTTCGGCCACGGCGACCGATGACGGCGCCTCGGCCGTCGATGAGGACCCCACTGCCGACGTCGCTCCCTCTCCCGACTTCGCTCCCTCTCCCGACTTCGCTCCCTCGCCCGGCTTCCCTCCCTCGCCCGGCTTCCCTTCCTCTTCCGGCTTCCCTCCCTCTTCCGGCTCCTTGCTCTCTCCTTCCGGCGGTGGCTCGTCCGGGGAGGGCGCCGCTGCTGCTGATGGTGCGGTCTCCTCGGTGCCGTGGTGGGCGGTGGTGCCCACGGGGGCGGCGCCGGCCCCGACCACCGTGCCGGTGCCCGCGCCGGGGGACCCGGGCCTGGCCGAGGCGTTCGGGCGGGGGCTGGTGGACGGGGAGGCGGACGCGGCCGGGGCCTCGGCCCTGGAGGCCCTGCCCGGCGGGCCGGTCCTGGCCGGGCTGCTGGGTCCGTTGGTGCCCGGGGAGGTCGGGGCGGCGACGTTGGTGGAGACGATCGCGGCGTTCGAGCGGGTGGCGTCCTGGGCGACGGCGATGCAGGCAGTTCATGTGCGGGAGCTGACGGATCGGCAGGGGATGACGTCGCGGGCGGCGGACCGGGCGGCGGCGGAGGTCGCGGCCCGGCTCGGGTCGACGAACGCGGTCGGGGCGGCGAAGGTGAGCCTCGCCGCGGCGCTGGACTCCTTCCCCGAGGTCGCCGACGCGCTGACCACCGGGCGGATCGATTCCCGCAAGGCGACCGTGCTGACCACGAGGGAGCCGGGCCTGACCACGGGTCAGCAGCGCCGGGTCGTCACCGACCTGCTGAAGGACGCCGACCGGCTCTCCGGGCCGAAGCTGCGCAACCGGCTCCGCGCCGCAGCGCTGAGCGTGAACCCGGACGCGGGGGTGGAGCGGCGCCAGCGCGAGCACGCCGCGCGGAAGGTCACCATCACCCCCGCCCCGGACGCGATGGCCTGGATCACCGCCTACGTGCGCGCGGACCACGCCCACACGATCAAGACCGCCCTGCGCGCGCTGGCCGATGCCGCCGTCGACGGCGACCAGTCGGACGAGCGGTCCCGGGAGCAGGTGGAGGCGGACGCGTTCGTCGACCTCTTCGCCTCCGTCCTGGACCGCGGCGTCGACCTGGCCGGGCACCCCCTCCCCACCGGGCGCCTCGCCCGGGCCGGGGCGCAGATCACCGTCGGCGCCGGCACCCTGCTCGGCCTGGACCACCAGGCCGGCTATCTGGCCGGGTAA
- a CDS encoding hemerythrin domain-containing protein, which translates to MTQPQGGGAGTDVVDILTSDHQSMLELIGQIEAAADAERRRDLADTVIAEVMRHAVAEEMYVYPAIEKHVPNGAQEVEHDKKEHDEIVQLMKRLEDVDASSAQFMELVRELESQLRHHANDEETDQFPSLRAHIPADELVDLGEKVETAKKLAPTRPHPSAPHSELFHKTVGAGVGMVDRLRDKLSGRSTG; encoded by the coding sequence ATGACACAGCCACAAGGTGGTGGCGCGGGCACCGATGTCGTGGACATCCTGACCAGCGACCACCAGAGCATGCTCGAGCTGATCGGCCAGATCGAGGCCGCGGCGGACGCCGAACGGCGCCGCGATCTGGCCGACACCGTCATCGCCGAGGTGATGCGCCATGCCGTCGCCGAGGAGATGTACGTCTACCCGGCGATCGAGAAGCACGTGCCCAACGGTGCTCAGGAGGTCGAGCACGACAAGAAGGAGCACGACGAGATCGTCCAGCTCATGAAGCGCCTCGAGGACGTCGACGCCTCGTCCGCCCAGTTCATGGAGCTGGTACGCGAGCTCGAGTCACAGCTGCGCCATCACGCGAACGACGAGGAGACCGACCAGTTCCCGTCGCTCCGCGCGCACATCCCCGCCGACGAGCTCGTCGACCTCGGAGAGAAGGTCGAGACCGCCAAGAAGCTGGCGCCCACCCGCCCGCACCCCAGCGCTCCTCACTCCGAGCTGTTCCACAAGACCGTCGGTGCGGGCGTGGGCATGGTGGACCGGCTCCGCGACAAGCTCTCCGGGCGCAGCACCGGCTGA
- a CDS encoding nitroreductase family deazaflavin-dependent oxidoreductase, with product MSPIPRAVARANRRVLNPAMRLVAPHLPGFGLLTHVGRRTGRQYTIPVNVFRDGESGFRIALTYGRDAEWVRNVRAAGRCTLRTRGRVVELVEPTLVHDPWRSWAPVPVRQILGLIRAPDVLVMRKR from the coding sequence ATGAGTCCCATACCGCGGGCGGTCGCTCGTGCGAACCGGCGTGTGCTGAACCCGGCGATGCGTCTCGTCGCCCCGCACCTCCCGGGCTTCGGGCTGCTCACGCACGTCGGCCGGCGCACGGGACGCCAGTACACGATTCCGGTCAACGTCTTCCGCGACGGCGAGAGCGGCTTCCGCATCGCTCTCACCTACGGCCGCGACGCCGAGTGGGTCCGGAACGTGCGCGCAGCCGGCCGCTGCACGCTGCGGACCCGGGGGCGCGTGGTCGAGCTCGTCGAACCGACGCTCGTGCACGACCCCTGGCGATCCTGGGCTCCCGTGCCGGTCCGGCAGATCCTCGGCCTCATCCGTGCGCCCGACGTTCTGGTGATGCGGAAACGCTGA
- a CDS encoding ArsR/SmtB family transcription factor, with translation MPQRAAVPIYEIKADLFKALAHPVRVRALELLAEQEQPVSALLADMGIEASHLSQHLAVLRRAGVVTNVRAGNTVTYALADPSVAEMLAAARAFLLHRLDATTGALADLAGGARA, from the coding sequence GTGCCCCAACGTGCCGCCGTCCCCATCTACGAGATCAAGGCAGACCTTTTCAAGGCGCTCGCCCACCCGGTTCGCGTCCGCGCGCTGGAGCTGCTCGCCGAGCAGGAGCAACCGGTGAGCGCGCTGCTGGCCGACATGGGGATCGAGGCCTCGCATCTCTCTCAGCACCTGGCGGTGCTGCGCCGGGCCGGCGTGGTCACCAACGTGCGGGCGGGCAACACGGTCACCTACGCCCTGGCGGACCCGTCGGTCGCGGAGATGCTCGCGGCGGCCCGCGCGTTCCTGCTGCACCGGCTGGACGCGACCACCGGCGCGCTCGCCGACCTCGCCGGTGGGGCGCGCGCGTGA
- a CDS encoding SulP family inorganic anion transporter produces the protein MSTIPALQPRFTWRGAVRRLAGLTIPRRSDLAELPRSWRKDLVAGVTVGIVALPLALGFGVASGVGATAGLITAIIAGFVAAVFGGSHLQVSGPTGAMTVVLVPVVARYGVDAVFALAILAGFIVVLMGLLGMGKLVSVIPWPVVEGFTLGIGVIIFLQQVPLALDTPKADGENAALVAWQTARAADWSAATVPLAMTVGVILLMLVLGRVRRSLPASLIAVAVATVVAELAHLDIDRIGALPASLPTPSLPAWDSSALAEMLPSAMAIAALAALESLLSARVADGMVEGVPDTDADRELVGQGLANVASGMFGGMPATGAIARTAVNVRAGARTRVASASHALVLVAVVLVATPVVALIPMSALAGVLIVTALRMIDLHTARSILRATRADGTVYLVTVAVTIVFDLVVAVQVGVAVAALLALRAMSRVSGLQRVKVSDDIDAAEEDALLDERVAVYRFHGALYFGGTKRFLDEIAAVKDVHVIVLVLTEVRVMDTSGANALAEIITDLQRRGVTVLLKGLDPEQLRMAGAVGVLSTLGSPEHYFTDLRAAVAHARNHVRYELADIWSLQCDLRAVR, from the coding sequence GTGAGCACCATCCCCGCCCTGCAGCCGCGCTTCACCTGGCGCGGCGCCGTCCGCCGGCTCGCGGGCCTGACCATCCCCCGCCGTTCCGACTTAGCCGAGCTCCCGCGCTCCTGGCGCAAGGATCTCGTCGCCGGCGTCACCGTCGGGATCGTCGCCCTGCCGCTGGCCCTCGGGTTCGGTGTCGCCTCCGGCGTCGGCGCGACCGCCGGTCTCATCACGGCGATCATCGCCGGGTTCGTCGCCGCCGTCTTCGGCGGCTCGCACCTTCAGGTGTCCGGCCCCACCGGGGCGATGACGGTCGTGCTCGTCCCGGTCGTCGCACGCTACGGCGTCGACGCCGTCTTCGCGCTCGCGATCCTGGCGGGCTTCATCGTCGTGCTCATGGGCCTGCTCGGGATGGGCAAGCTGGTCTCCGTCATCCCCTGGCCCGTGGTCGAGGGGTTCACCCTCGGCATCGGCGTCATCATCTTTCTCCAGCAGGTGCCGCTCGCGCTGGACACCCCCAAGGCCGACGGCGAGAACGCCGCCCTCGTCGCGTGGCAGACCGCCCGGGCGGCGGACTGGTCGGCGGCGACGGTCCCGCTGGCCATGACCGTGGGCGTCATCCTTCTCATGCTCGTTCTGGGCCGGGTGCGCCGCTCCCTCCCAGCGTCGCTCATCGCCGTGGCGGTCGCGACCGTCGTCGCCGAGCTCGCCCACCTCGACATCGACCGGATCGGCGCGCTGCCCGCCAGCCTGCCCACGCCGTCGCTGCCCGCCTGGGACTCCTCGGCCCTCGCCGAGATGCTGCCCTCGGCCATGGCCATCGCCGCGCTGGCGGCCCTGGAGAGCCTGCTCTCCGCCCGCGTGGCCGACGGGATGGTCGAGGGCGTGCCGGACACCGACGCCGACCGTGAGCTCGTGGGTCAGGGGCTGGCGAACGTCGCCAGCGGCATGTTCGGCGGGATGCCCGCGACCGGCGCCATCGCCCGGACCGCGGTCAACGTCCGGGCAGGGGCGCGCACCCGTGTCGCCTCCGCCAGCCACGCGCTCGTGCTGGTGGCGGTGGTTCTCGTGGCGACGCCGGTCGTGGCGTTGATCCCGATGTCCGCGCTCGCGGGCGTCCTGATCGTCACGGCGCTGCGGATGATCGACCTGCACACTGCTCGGTCGATCCTGCGGGCGACCCGCGCCGACGGGACGGTCTACCTCGTCACCGTCGCGGTCACCATCGTCTTCGACCTGGTCGTCGCCGTGCAGGTGGGCGTCGCCGTCGCCGCCCTGCTGGCGCTCCGGGCGATGTCCCGGGTCTCGGGCCTCCAGAGGGTCAAGGTGAGCGACGACATCGACGCCGCCGAGGAGGACGCCCTGCTCGACGAGCGCGTCGCGGTCTACCGGTTCCACGGCGCGCTGTACTTCGGCGGCACCAAGCGGTTCCTCGACGAGATCGCAGCGGTCAAGGACGTCCACGTCATCGTCCTCGTGCTCACCGAGGTGCGCGTCATGGACACCTCGGGCGCGAACGCGCTGGCCGAGATCATCACCGACCTCCAGCGGCGCGGCGTCACCGTGCTGCTCAAGGGCCTTGACCCCGAGCAGCTCCGGATGGCAGGCGCGGTGGGCGTGCTCAGCACCCTCGGCTCGCCCGAGCACTACTTCACCGACCTGCGTGCCGCCGTCGCGCACGCCCGCAACCACGTCCGCTACGAGCTGGCCGACATCTGGTCGCTGCAGTGCGACCTGCGGGCGGTGCGCTGA
- a CDS encoding tRNA (cytidine(34)-2'-O)-methyltransferase, which produces MFHVVFYEPRIPPNTGNAIRMVACTGATLHLVEPLGFELTDAHLRRAGLDYHDLANVVVHPTLDAALAALPGRVFAFTGSATRSFADVDYVPGDALLFGPEPTGLPAHVLADERLTDRLRIPMIPGIRSLNLSNSAAIAVYEAWRQHGYAEGV; this is translated from the coding sequence GTGTTCCACGTCGTCTTCTACGAGCCCCGTATCCCGCCCAACACGGGTAACGCGATCAGGATGGTCGCCTGCACCGGCGCCACTCTCCATCTGGTCGAGCCGCTCGGCTTCGAGCTGACGGACGCCCACCTGCGGCGGGCGGGGCTCGACTACCACGACCTGGCCAACGTCGTCGTCCACCCGACCCTCGACGCCGCCCTGGCCGCCCTGCCGGGACGGGTGTTCGCGTTCACCGGCAGCGCCACGCGCAGCTTCGCCGACGTGGACTACGTCCCCGGCGACGCGCTCCTGTTCGGCCCCGAGCCGACCGGCCTGCCCGCGCACGTGCTCGCCGACGAGCGCCTGACCGACCGCCTGCGCATCCCGATGATCCCCGGCATCCGGTCGCTCAACCTGTCGAACTCGGCAGCGATCGCCGTGTACGAGGCGTGGCGCCAGCACGGCTACGCCGAGGGGGTGTGA
- a CDS encoding YbhB/YbcL family Raf kinase inhibitor-like protein, whose product MKLDRPLAQDPYEKLPAVPSFTLTSSDLTDGSPMDAQHSQRGGSVSPQLSWSGFPEETRGFVVSCFDPDAPTPSGWWHWTVVDLGADTTELEQGAGQSDLMLPGAAFHLRNDGGEHAYTGAAPPPGDRAHRYYFAVHALDTETLELDEDTTPTKAAIQTLFHTIARATLTATFQA is encoded by the coding sequence GTGAAACTCGACCGCCCTCTGGCCCAGGACCCCTACGAGAAGCTGCCCGCCGTGCCGTCGTTCACGCTTACCTCGAGCGACCTCACCGACGGCTCGCCGATGGACGCCCAGCACAGTCAGCGCGGCGGCAGCGTCTCCCCGCAGCTGTCGTGGTCGGGCTTCCCCGAGGAGACGCGCGGCTTCGTCGTCAGCTGCTTCGACCCGGACGCGCCGACGCCGTCGGGCTGGTGGCACTGGACCGTGGTGGACCTCGGCGCCGACACCACCGAGCTGGAGCAGGGCGCGGGCCAGTCCGACCTCATGCTGCCCGGGGCGGCGTTCCACCTGCGCAACGACGGCGGCGAGCACGCCTACACCGGCGCCGCCCCGCCGCCCGGCGACCGCGCGCACCGGTACTACTTCGCGGTGCACGCCCTGGACACCGAGACCCTGGAGCTGGACGAGGACACCACGCCCACCAAGGCGGCGATCCAGACCCTCTTCCACACGATCGCCCGGGCCACCCTGACCGCCACCTTCCAGGCGTGA
- a CDS encoding MmcQ/YjbR family DNA-binding protein, which translates to MAHPIMFDDDDPFLARLRALALSFPDAEETIAHGRPHFRVKKVFAVYGSSTKGAADVRVRYPHGLLVLPEESERAALADDARSFVPAYLAPSGWIGLDLAAGGAGPDDVDWQEVAELLDGSYRQVATRRQLEQLDADGGPAASSNDSVRPRAV; encoded by the coding sequence ACCCGATCATGTTCGACGACGACGATCCGTTCCTTGCACGGTTACGTGCCCTTGCGCTCTCGTTCCCCGACGCCGAGGAGACGATCGCGCACGGTCGCCCGCACTTCCGGGTGAAGAAGGTCTTCGCGGTGTACGGGTCGAGCACCAAGGGCGCGGCCGACGTGCGGGTCAGATACCCCCACGGGCTGCTGGTGCTGCCGGAGGAGTCGGAGCGGGCGGCCCTGGCCGACGACGCACGGAGTTTCGTGCCCGCCTACCTCGCTCCGTCCGGCTGGATCGGCCTCGACCTCGCCGCCGGTGGGGCCGGTCCTGACGACGTGGACTGGCAGGAGGTCGCCGAACTTCTGGACGGTTCCTACCGCCAGGTCGCGACCCGGCGGCAGCTCGAACAGCTGGACGCCGACGGCGGACCGGCAGCTAGCTCGAACGACTCGGTGCGCCCTCGCGCGGTCTGA